In Fusarium oxysporum Fo47 chromosome XI, complete sequence, the following are encoded in one genomic region:
- a CDS encoding ankyrin repeat-containing domain protein, which yields MRLVNTQTIQLEFLNDDDVHDHAILSHTWEQEEVLFHDMGRDTAKSKKGYAKLESCCRDDSCCIDKTSSSELKASICYVYLADISTISEISNSRWFTRGWTLQELIAPSSMIFFDKGWRELGTKISLVHVLSQRTNIPESILCDSEELETTSIAQRMSWAADRVTTRKEDGAYSLMGIFGINMPLYGEGDKAFYRLQEEIMRVSDDHSLFAWKAIAARGGLLAPASAAFRGSGNIIPWNPFTAYMSPFTITNKGAHMEAPFIAQDTSDRGLCVLHCTTIGTRDKLLAVHLRDVYLTMEHFERCRIDELEWVDLDSFNLTQYPVRSLCIRLHLPSISRSTGVERNGLLLLAEAASAGDSGSVWSLLAQAPSGTMHDQARSAICLAARGGHERLISQLLARRDISTLITDSEGRAALSHAAECGQEAIIRFILSSARIHPNTRDIHRLTALWYAVYHGHTSCAKLLLQKGLVSGNVGGSGEPALCAAHGADPDERDTKRRSSLHIVCRQDNYEIADRLKTTGKTKLAFSILSGNAVLVKVLLKNGANPRAKCANGKTAAAYATGQEMKNLNGNQRWYKTLLDRTSTNRS from the exons ATGCGCCTCGTCAACACCCAAACCATCCAACTCGAGTTCCTCAACGACGACGATGTGCACGACCACGCCATTCTCTCCCATACCTGGGAACAGGAAGAAGTCCTCTTCCACGACATGGGACGTGATACCGCCAAGTCGAAAAAGGGCTACGCTAAGCTCGAGAGCTGCTGTCGC GACGATTCCTGCTGTATCGACAAGACGAGCAGTTCGGAACTGA AGGCCAGCATCTGTTACGTGTACCTCGCAGATATTTCTACCATCTCTGAAATCTCGAATAGTAGATGGTTCACCAGAGGTTGGACACTACAAGAGCTCATTGCACCAAGTTCAATGATCTTCTTCGACAAAGGTTGGCGCGAGTTGGGTACCAAGATAAGTCTCGTACATGTTCTCTCACAAAGAACGAACATACCAGAATCTATACTCTGTGATAGCGAAGAGCTAGAGACGACGAGCATCGCACAGAGAATGTCGTGGGCAGCTGACAGAGTCAcaacaagaaaagaagacgGCGCATATTCTCTCATGGGTATCTTTGGGATCAACATGCCCCTCTACGGCGAGGGCGACAAGGCCTTCTATCGTCTTCAAGAGGAGATCATGCGCGTGTCAGACGATCACAGCCTCTTCGCTTGGAAGGCCATCGCTGCTCGTGGCGGTTTGCTTGCCCCGGCATCAGCTGCTTTCAGGGGCTCGGGTAATATCATCCCGTGGAATCCATTCACGGCTTATATGAGTCCATTCACGATCACTAACAAGGGGGCGCATATGGAGGCTCCGTTCATCGCGCAGGATACCTCCGATCGGGGTCTTTGCGTTCTTCATTGTACGACTATCGGGACGAGGGATAAGTTACTTGCAGTTCATTTGAGGGATGTGTATTTGACGATGGAGCATTTTGAGAGATGTAGgattgatgagttggagtGGGTTGACTTGGACAGTTTTAATCTCACACAGTACCCCGTGAGGTCTTTGTGTATACGGCTACATCTCCCATCGATCTCCCGAAG TACAGGTGTTGAGCGCAACGGCCTGTTATTACTTGCAGAAGCCGCTTCAGCAGGAGATTCCGGGTCGGTCTGGTCCCTACTAGCCCAAGCTCCATCCGGAACAATGCACGACCAGGCCCGCTCAGCAATCTGTCTCGCTGCTCGAGGCGGCCATGAGCGCCTTATCAGCCAACTTCTGGCAAGAAGAGACATATCTACTCTTATCACCGACAGTGAAGGCCGGGCTGCTCTGTCCCACGCTGCAGAGTGCGGCCAAGAAGCTATCATCAGATTCATCCTATCCAGCGCCAGAATCCATCCTAATACCAGGGATATACATAGACTGACTGCGCTGTGGTATGCGGTGTACCATGGACACACTTCCTGTGCAAAACTACTTCTCCAGAAAGGTTTGGTCTCAGGCAATGTCGGCGGTAGCG GCGAACCAGCCCTCTGCGCAGCA CACGGCGCCGACCCTGATGAACGAGATACAAAGAGACGATCCTCCCTGCATATCGTATGCAGGCAGGATAACTATGAGATA GCTGATAGGCTAAAAACTACGGGTAAAACGAAACTAGCGTTTTCGATATTGAGTGGTAATGCAGTGTTGGTGAAGGTCTTGCTTAAGAATGGGGCGAATCCAAGGGCGAAGTGTGCGAATGGGAAGACGGCAGCGGCTTATGCTACGGGGCAAGAGATGAAGAATCTCAATGGGAATCAGAGGTGGTATAAGACGTTACTTGATAGGACGAGTACGAATCGGTCGTGA